Proteins found in one Streptomyces sp. NBC_00461 genomic segment:
- a CDS encoding ABC transporter permease, whose amino-acid sequence MFRTALRNVLAHKARLLMTVLAVMLGVAFVSGTLVFTNTISDAYQNSSAKGFGQVDVAVQAKSQEDKGNTISKRPELTQAVLDRSAKVPGAASAIGVVGGFTAIADKDGKLIGGGFQSQGGNYWGAKDPRYPLTSGSAPHGGNQVAIDSETAHRAGYKVGDTVRLSVDGPVLTPTITGIFTTDDGNVAAGGSLALYDTPTAQKLFGKAGTYDEIDVKAATGTSQTALKAGLDKALGTKLVETTTARQLADDQAEQISSSMSGLKQGLLVFAGIALFVGTFIIANTFTMLVAQRTRELALLRAVGASRRQVTRSVLIEAFVVGAVAGVTGLVAGIGIGAGLRSLMNTLGATVPDGPLVISPGTIASALVVGIVITMLAAWLPGRRAAKIPPVAAMSSVHAKATTKSLVLRNTLGALFSAAGIAVVLAATTMDGSDGQAPMGLGAVLLIIGVFILTPLLSRPLIAAASPLLRAFGVSGKLARQNSVRNPRRTAATASALMIGLTLITGMTVMAGSLQKSIDKMASSAIRADYVVSMANGNELSPDVDKKLNATAEVTATSPLRNVYARIDGTGESLTGVNGSAIADLTDLKVDSGAFKVGATQAVVDEDTAKSRGWKEGSSFTAHYEDGKSSRLTVSGVYEGNEFIQGILVDSGTVTPHMTDPGDMRVLVKTADGASGTTKDKLEKALGTNPAIKVQSKQDLSDDVAKMFTLMLNMLYGLLAMAVIVAVLGVINTLAMSVFERSQEIGMLRAIGLDRKGIKRMVRLESLVISLFGGVLGIGLGVFFGWAAGELIGTKMATYELVLPWTRMAVFLLLAATVGILAALWPARRAARLNMLTAIKSE is encoded by the coding sequence ATGTTCCGCACCGCCCTGCGCAACGTACTCGCGCACAAGGCCCGGCTCCTGATGACCGTGCTCGCCGTGATGCTCGGCGTGGCCTTCGTCTCGGGGACGCTGGTCTTCACCAACACCATCTCGGACGCGTACCAGAACAGTTCGGCCAAGGGCTTCGGCCAGGTCGACGTCGCCGTGCAGGCCAAGTCCCAGGAGGACAAGGGCAACACGATCAGCAAGAGGCCCGAGCTCACCCAGGCCGTGCTCGACCGGAGCGCGAAGGTGCCGGGGGCCGCGTCCGCGATCGGCGTGGTGGGCGGCTTCACTGCCATCGCCGACAAGGACGGCAAGCTCATCGGCGGTGGCTTCCAGTCGCAGGGCGGCAACTACTGGGGCGCCAAGGACCCGCGCTACCCACTGACGTCCGGCAGCGCGCCGCACGGCGGGAACCAGGTCGCCATCGACTCGGAGACCGCACACCGCGCCGGGTACAAGGTCGGTGACACGGTCCGGCTCTCCGTCGACGGCCCGGTCCTCACGCCGACGATCACCGGCATCTTCACCACGGACGACGGCAACGTCGCCGCCGGCGGCAGCCTCGCCCTCTACGACACTCCCACCGCGCAGAAGCTGTTCGGCAAGGCGGGCACGTACGACGAGATCGACGTGAAGGCCGCCACCGGCACCTCCCAGACCGCGCTGAAGGCCGGACTGGACAAGGCACTGGGCACGAAGCTGGTGGAGACCACCACCGCCCGGCAGCTCGCCGACGACCAGGCCGAGCAGATCTCGTCGTCGATGAGCGGGCTGAAGCAGGGCCTGCTGGTCTTCGCGGGTATCGCGCTCTTCGTCGGCACGTTCATCATCGCCAACACCTTCACCATGCTGGTCGCCCAGCGCACCAGGGAGCTGGCGCTGCTGCGGGCGGTCGGCGCCTCCCGCCGCCAGGTCACCCGCTCCGTGCTCATCGAGGCCTTCGTGGTCGGTGCGGTCGCCGGCGTGACCGGACTGGTCGCGGGCATCGGCATCGGCGCCGGCCTGCGCTCCCTCATGAACACCCTGGGTGCCACGGTCCCGGACGGGCCGCTGGTCATCTCGCCCGGCACGATCGCCAGCGCCCTCGTGGTCGGCATCGTCATCACCATGCTCGCCGCCTGGCTGCCCGGCCGCCGCGCCGCGAAGATCCCGCCGGTGGCCGCGATGAGCAGCGTGCACGCGAAGGCGACGACCAAGTCCCTGGTGCTGCGCAACACGCTCGGCGCCCTGTTCAGCGCCGCCGGCATCGCGGTGGTCCTGGCGGCCACGACGATGGACGGCTCGGACGGGCAGGCCCCCATGGGCCTCGGCGCGGTGCTGCTCATCATCGGCGTCTTCATCCTGACGCCGCTGCTGTCCCGCCCGCTGATCGCGGCCGCGTCACCGCTTCTGAGGGCCTTCGGTGTCTCGGGCAAGCTGGCCCGCCAGAACTCGGTGCGCAACCCGCGCCGTACGGCCGCCACCGCCTCCGCGCTGATGATCGGGCTGACCCTCATCACCGGCATGACGGTGATGGCGGGCAGCCTGCAGAAGTCGATCGACAAGATGGCGTCGTCCGCCATCAGGGCCGACTACGTGGTCTCCATGGCGAACGGCAACGAGCTCTCGCCGGACGTCGACAAGAAGCTGAACGCCACCGCCGAGGTGACCGCCACCAGCCCGCTGCGCAACGTCTATGCGCGCATCGACGGCACGGGCGAGTCCCTGACCGGGGTGAACGGCTCGGCGATCGCCGACCTGACCGATCTGAAGGTGGACAGCGGCGCCTTCAAGGTGGGCGCCACGCAGGCTGTCGTGGACGAGGACACGGCCAAGTCCCGTGGCTGGAAGGAGGGTTCGAGCTTCACCGCGCACTACGAGGACGGGAAGTCGTCCCGGCTGACGGTCTCCGGCGTCTACGAGGGCAACGAGTTCATCCAGGGCATCCTGGTCGACAGCGGGACCGTCACCCCGCACATGACCGATCCCGGCGACATGCGGGTGCTGGTGAAGACGGCCGACGGCGCCTCCGGCACGACCAAGGACAAGCTGGAGAAGGCCCTCGGCACCAACCCGGCCATCAAGGTGCAGAGCAAGCAGGACCTGTCCGACGACGTCGCGAAGATGTTCACGCTGATGCTGAACATGCTCTACGGCCTGCTCGCCATGGCGGTGATCGTCGCGGTCCTCGGCGTCATCAACACCCTGGCCATGTCGGTCTTCGAACGCTCGCAGGAGATCGGCATGCTCCGCGCGATCGGCCTGGACCGCAAGGGCATCAAGCGCATGGTCCGCCTGGAGTCCCTGGTGATCTCCCTGTTCGGCGGTGTGCTCGGCATCGGTCTCGGCGTGTTCTTCGGCTGGGCGGCCGGCGAACTCATCGGCACGAAGATGGCGACGTACGAACTGGTCCTGCCCTGGACGAGGATGGCGGTCTTCCTCCTCCTGGCCGCGACGGTCGGCATCCTCGCCGCCCTGTGGCCGGCCCGGCGTGCGGCCCGCCTGAACATGCTGACGGCCATCAAGTCGGAGTAG
- a CDS encoding class I SAM-dependent methyltransferase: MADAALRLKSLVEQLLGVPLSLRIRAWDGSEAGPPGAPALVVRNRRAVRRLLFKPGELGLARAWVAGDLDIEGDLYTALDLISTLVWERGEDARSLLEALRDPQVRAAARGLVKVARLPLPPAPPREEVRRARTHLHTKRTDKRAISHHYDVGNDFYEIVLGPSMVYSCAYWPSPDATLEQAQRDKLELVCRKLDLTPGQRLLDVGCGWGSMAIHAAREHGVRVVGITLSHEQAAYARKRVAGEGLTDRVEIRVQDYRDVVDGPFDVISSIGMAEHVGAERYLEYAEDLYRLLRPGGRLLNHQIARRPQRDESTYNLDEFIGAYVFPGGELAPVGTTVTQLERAGFEVRDVESIREHYALTLRRWVANLQADWTRSVRLTSPGRARVWLLYMAACALAFERNRIGVNQVLAVRAPEDGASGMPLRSRTWGA, encoded by the coding sequence ATGGCCGACGCCGCGCTGCGGCTGAAGAGCCTCGTCGAACAGTTGCTGGGTGTGCCGCTGTCCCTGCGCATCCGCGCCTGGGACGGTTCGGAGGCCGGGCCGCCGGGCGCGCCCGCGCTGGTCGTGCGCAACCGCCGGGCCGTGCGGCGGCTGCTGTTCAAACCGGGGGAGCTGGGTCTCGCCCGCGCCTGGGTCGCCGGGGACCTCGACATCGAGGGCGACCTCTACACGGCCCTCGACCTGATCTCGACGCTGGTGTGGGAGCGCGGCGAGGACGCCAGGAGCCTCCTGGAGGCGCTCAGGGACCCGCAGGTGCGGGCCGCCGCCCGCGGACTGGTGAAGGTCGCGAGACTGCCGCTGCCGCCCGCACCGCCCCGCGAGGAGGTCCGAAGAGCCCGCACCCATCTGCACACCAAGCGCACCGACAAACGCGCCATCAGCCATCACTACGACGTGGGCAACGACTTCTACGAGATCGTCCTCGGCCCGTCCATGGTGTACTCGTGCGCCTACTGGCCCTCCCCGGACGCCACCCTCGAACAGGCGCAGCGCGACAAGCTGGAACTCGTCTGCCGCAAGCTCGACCTGACGCCCGGTCAGCGTCTGCTCGACGTGGGCTGCGGCTGGGGCTCGATGGCCATCCACGCCGCACGCGAGCACGGCGTACGTGTCGTCGGCATCACGCTCTCCCACGAACAGGCCGCGTACGCCCGCAAGCGCGTCGCCGGCGAGGGGCTGACCGACCGGGTCGAGATCCGGGTGCAGGACTACCGGGACGTCGTCGACGGCCCGTTCGACGTCATCTCGTCCATCGGGATGGCCGAACACGTCGGCGCCGAGCGGTACCTGGAGTACGCCGAGGACCTGTACCGGCTGCTGCGGCCCGGCGGCCGGCTGCTCAACCACCAGATCGCCCGCCGGCCGCAGCGCGACGAATCGACGTACAACCTCGATGAGTTCATCGGCGCGTATGTCTTTCCCGGCGGTGAGCTCGCCCCGGTCGGCACGACGGTCACCCAGCTCGAACGCGCCGGGTTCGAGGTGCGCGACGTCGAGTCGATCCGCGAGCACTACGCGCTCACCCTGCGCCGCTGGGTGGCCAACCTGCAGGCGGACTGGACGCGTTCGGTACGGCTGACCAGTCCGGGGCGCGCCCGTGTCTGGCTGCTGTACATGGCCGCCTGCGCCCTCGCCTTCGAGCGCAACCGCATCGGCGTGAACCAGGTGCTGGCGGTCAGGGCGCCGGAGGACGGCGCGTCGGGGATGCCGCTGCGCTCCCGCACCTGGGGTGCGTGA
- a CDS encoding 4-hydroxybenzoate 3-monooxygenase has product MRTTVGIVGAGPAGLLLARLLHNAGIDSVVLESRDRAYVEQRQRAGILEQGTVDVLRAAGAGERMDREGLRHDGIELRYERRRHRVDFPALTGGRSVTVYAQTEVCKDLIALQLKEGGPLLFEAEALAVEGADSDSPRVRFRHEGREDVLECDYVVGCDGFWGVARKAIPAELTRVFERTYPFGWLGILADVPPSHDELVYARHDRGFALLSMRSPSVSRLYLQVPEGTDAEAWSDDEIWAELERRFETADGWRLERGTITQKSVTPMRSYVHEPMRHGRLFLAGDAAHIVPPTGAKGLNLAVGDVVTFARALTHRKETGSDDLLDAYSATCLRRVWQAERFSYDMTTMLHPAPDATPFDARLQLARLDRIATSRAAETDLAEGYTGFPLE; this is encoded by the coding sequence ATGCGCACCACCGTAGGCATCGTCGGAGCCGGCCCCGCCGGACTTCTCCTGGCCCGGTTGCTCCACAACGCCGGAATCGACTCGGTCGTGCTCGAAAGCCGCGACCGCGCCTACGTCGAGCAGCGCCAGCGCGCCGGGATCCTCGAACAGGGCACGGTGGACGTGCTGCGCGCGGCCGGCGCCGGTGAGCGCATGGACCGTGAGGGGCTGCGGCACGACGGCATCGAGCTGCGGTACGAGAGGCGGCGTCATCGCGTGGACTTCCCCGCCCTCACCGGCGGGCGATCCGTGACCGTCTACGCCCAGACCGAGGTGTGCAAGGACCTCATCGCCCTGCAGCTCAAGGAGGGCGGACCGCTGCTGTTCGAGGCCGAGGCACTGGCCGTCGAGGGCGCGGACAGCGACAGCCCGCGGGTGCGGTTCCGCCACGAGGGCCGCGAGGACGTTCTGGAGTGCGACTACGTCGTCGGCTGCGACGGTTTCTGGGGCGTCGCGAGGAAGGCGATCCCCGCCGAGCTCACCCGGGTCTTCGAGCGGACGTACCCCTTCGGCTGGCTCGGCATCCTCGCCGACGTGCCGCCCTCGCACGACGAGCTCGTCTACGCCCGCCACGACCGCGGTTTCGCCCTGCTGTCCATGCGCTCCCCGTCCGTCTCCCGCCTCTACCTCCAGGTGCCCGAGGGCACGGACGCCGAGGCGTGGAGCGACGACGAGATCTGGGCGGAGCTGGAGCGCCGCTTCGAGACGGCGGACGGCTGGCGGCTGGAGCGCGGGACGATCACCCAGAAGTCGGTGACACCCATGCGGTCCTACGTCCACGAGCCCATGCGCCACGGCCGCCTCTTCCTCGCCGGCGACGCGGCACACATCGTGCCGCCGACGGGCGCCAAGGGGCTGAACCTCGCCGTGGGGGACGTCGTCACCTTCGCGCGGGCGCTGACGCACCGGAAGGAGACCGGCTCGGACGACCTCCTGGACGCCTACTCGGCGACCTGTCTGCGCCGCGTCTGGCAGGCCGAGCGGTTCTCGTACGACATGACGACCATGCTCCATCCGGCCCCCGACGCCACCCCCTTCGACGCCCGGCTCCAGCTCGCCCGTCTCGACCGCATCGCGACCTCCCGCGCCGCCGAGACCGACCTCGCCGAGGGTTACACGGGCTTCCCGCTGGAGTGA
- a CDS encoding DUF4287 domain-containing protein, translating to MSHVLSEETHRNMLARIPHCTGREVSDWLRTVEEGPALFRFEEKVSWLRHEHNLAYGHAKAIIHEYDLRRAARKLL from the coding sequence ATGTCCCACGTCCTCTCTGAGGAGACCCACCGCAACATGCTCGCCCGCATCCCCCACTGCACCGGTCGTGAAGTGTCCGACTGGCTGCGCACCGTCGAAGAAGGCCCCGCTCTCTTCCGCTTCGAGGAAAAGGTCAGCTGGCTCCGCCACGAGCACAACCTCGCGTACGGCCACGCGAAGGCGATCATTCACGAGTACGACCTGAGGAGGGCGGCGCGCAAACTGCTCTAG
- a CDS encoding Bax inhibitor-1/YccA family protein translates to MRSRNPVFSRRGFSRDNGYAGFNAAPQAGGPAVGTQGNPYAQPAGNPYAQNPYAQNPYAQQGLQQGAPPQAPATTGRMTMDDVVLRTASTLGTLIVTAALAWALLPVDDANISRSYGIGIGAALVGMVLAFVQSFKRKASPALILSYAAFEGVFLGVVSSIVDQRIASGAAMQAVIGTMAVFAGVLVAYKAGWIRVNRRFYGFVMAAAIGFVLLMMVNLLFAVFGGGDGLGFRSGPLGVFFGVVGILLGACFLALDFKQVEDGIAYGAPREEAWLAAFGLTLTLVWIYMEFLRIIAILNSND, encoded by the coding sequence ATGAGGAGCAGAAACCCGGTCTTCTCGCGACGGGGGTTCAGCCGCGACAACGGCTACGCGGGCTTCAACGCCGCGCCGCAGGCCGGGGGACCCGCCGTCGGCACGCAGGGCAACCCGTACGCCCAGCCGGCCGGCAACCCCTACGCGCAGAACCCCTACGCGCAGAACCCGTACGCCCAGCAGGGCCTGCAGCAGGGTGCCCCGCCGCAGGCCCCGGCCACCACCGGCCGGATGACGATGGACGACGTCGTGCTGCGCACGGCGTCCACGCTCGGCACCCTGATCGTGACGGCCGCGCTCGCCTGGGCGCTGCTGCCGGTCGACGACGCCAACATCAGCCGGTCCTACGGCATCGGCATCGGCGCCGCGCTGGTCGGCATGGTCCTGGCCTTCGTCCAGTCCTTCAAGCGCAAGGCCTCGCCTGCGCTGATCCTGTCGTACGCCGCGTTCGAGGGTGTCTTCCTCGGCGTGGTCTCCAGCATCGTCGACCAGCGCATCGCGAGCGGCGCGGCCATGCAGGCCGTGATCGGCACGATGGCGGTGTTCGCCGGTGTTCTGGTCGCCTACAAGGCGGGCTGGATCCGCGTCAACCGCCGGTTCTACGGCTTCGTGATGGCGGCCGCGATCGGCTTCGTGCTGCTGATGATGGTGAACCTGCTGTTCGCCGTCTTCGGCGGCGGTGACGGCCTCGGCTTCCGCAGCGGCCCGCTCGGCGTCTTCTTCGGCGTCGTCGGCATCCTGCTCGGCGCGTGCTTCCTCGCCCTGGACTTCAAGCAGGTCGAGGACGGCATCGCGTACGGCGCGCCCCGCGAGGAGGCGTGGCTGGCGGCCTTCGGCCTGACGCTGACGCTGGTGTGGATCTACATGGAGTTCCTGCGGATCATCGCTATCCTCAACAGCAACGACTAG
- a CDS encoding NAD(P)/FAD-dependent oxidoreductase: MSTTERPRILVVGGGYVGLYAARRIQKKMRYGEATVTVVDPRSYMTYQPFLPEAAAGNISPRHVVVPLRRVLPKAEVLTGRVTTIDQDRKVASIAPLVGEAYELPFDYLVIALGAVSRTFPIPGLAEQGIGMKGVEEAIGLRNHVLEQLDKADSTKDEEIRRKALTFVFIGGGFAGAETIGEVEDLARDAAKYYKNVSREDMRFILVDAADKILPEVGPKLGAYGKEHLESRGVEIYLSTSMDSCVDGHVVLKNGLEVDSNTIVWTAGVKPNPVLSRYGLPLGPRGHVDCAPTLQVQGTDYIWAAGDNAQVPDLVGRKAGNENAWCPPNAQHALRQAKVLGDNVISGMRGFPQKDYSHGNKGAVAGLGLHKGVAMIVMGKMKIKLKGRLAWYMHRGYHGLAMPTWNRKVRVFADWTLGMFLKREVVSLGAMEHPREEFYEAAKPVPAPAAAKPEKTEAKAS; this comes from the coding sequence ATGAGCACCACGGAGCGTCCCAGGATCCTCGTAGTAGGCGGTGGGTACGTAGGCCTGTACGCAGCTCGGCGTATCCAGAAGAAGATGCGCTACGGCGAGGCGACCGTCACGGTCGTCGACCCCCGGTCGTACATGACCTACCAGCCCTTCCTCCCCGAAGCCGCCGCCGGCAACATCTCCCCGCGCCACGTCGTCGTCCCGTTGCGACGCGTGCTGCCGAAGGCGGAGGTTCTCACCGGTCGGGTCACCACCATCGACCAGGACCGCAAGGTCGCCTCGATCGCCCCGCTGGTCGGCGAGGCGTACGAGCTGCCCTTCGACTACCTGGTGATCGCGCTCGGCGCGGTCTCCCGCACCTTCCCGATCCCCGGCCTCGCCGAGCAGGGCATCGGCATGAAGGGCGTCGAGGAGGCCATCGGCCTGCGCAACCACGTCCTTGAGCAGCTCGACAAGGCCGACTCCACGAAGGACGAGGAGATCCGCCGCAAGGCGCTCACCTTCGTCTTCATCGGCGGCGGCTTCGCGGGCGCCGAGACGATCGGCGAGGTCGAGGACCTGGCCCGCGACGCGGCCAAGTACTACAAGAACGTGTCCCGCGAGGACATGCGCTTCATCCTCGTCGACGCCGCCGACAAGATCCTTCCCGAGGTCGGCCCGAAGCTGGGCGCCTACGGCAAGGAGCACCTGGAGAGCCGCGGCGTGGAGATCTACCTCTCCACCTCGATGGACTCCTGCGTCGACGGCCACGTCGTCCTGAAGAACGGCCTCGAGGTCGACTCCAACACCATCGTGTGGACGGCGGGCGTCAAGCCGAACCCGGTGCTGTCCCGCTACGGCCTGCCGCTGGGCCCCCGCGGTCACGTCGACTGCGCCCCGACCCTCCAGGTCCAGGGCACCGACTACATCTGGGCCGCCGGCGACAACGCCCAGGTCCCGGACCTCGTCGGCCGCAAGGCGGGCAACGAGAACGCCTGGTGCCCGCCGAACGCCCAGCACGCGCTGCGTCAGGCCAAGGTCCTCGGCGACAACGTGATCTCCGGCATGCGGGGCTTCCCGCAGAAGGACTACAGCCACGGCAACAAGGGCGCCGTCGCGGGTCTGGGCCTGCACAAGGGCGTCGCAATGATCGTCATGGGCAAGATGAAGATCAAGCTCAAGGGCCGTCTCGCCTGGTACATGCACCGCGGCTACCACGGTCTGGCCATGCCGACCTGGAACCGCAAGGTCCGCGTCTTCGCCGACTGGACCCTCGGCATGTTCCTCAAGCGCGAGGTCGTCTCCCTCGGCGCGATGGAGCACCCGCGCGAGGAGTTCTACGAGGCGGCCAAGCCGGTGCCTGCGCCCGCGGCGGCCAAGCCGGAGAAGACCGAGGCCAAGGCCTCCTGA
- a CDS encoding ABC transporter ATP-binding protein: MTTTPVAGRATSTVAARATDLSKIYGQGETQVVALDRVSADFHQAEFTAIMGPSGSGKSTLMHCVAGLDTFSSGSVRIGETELGSLKDKHLTKLRRDKIGFIFQAFNLLPTLTALENITLPMDIAGRKPDKQWLDTVIGMVGLRDRLGHRPAELSGGQQQRVAVARALASKPDIIFGDEPTGNLDSRAGAEVLGFLRNSVRELGQTVVMVTHDPVAAAYADRVVFLADGRVVDEMIQPTAEKVLDFMRQFPSGGQTSGSAARPQTPGFDAKGRTS; the protein is encoded by the coding sequence GTGACCACCACACCCGTCGCCGGCCGGGCCACCAGCACCGTGGCCGCACGCGCCACGGATCTCTCGAAGATCTACGGACAGGGCGAGACCCAGGTGGTCGCCCTCGACCGGGTCTCCGCCGACTTCCACCAGGCAGAGTTCACCGCGATCATGGGCCCCTCCGGGTCGGGCAAGTCCACGCTGATGCACTGTGTGGCCGGACTCGACACCTTCTCCTCCGGCTCCGTGCGCATCGGCGAGACCGAGCTCGGATCGCTGAAGGACAAGCACCTCACCAAGCTGCGCCGGGACAAGATCGGGTTCATCTTCCAGGCGTTCAACCTGCTGCCGACGCTGACCGCCCTGGAGAACATCACCCTCCCGATGGACATCGCGGGCCGCAAGCCCGACAAGCAGTGGCTGGACACCGTGATCGGGATGGTGGGCCTGAGGGACCGGCTCGGGCACCGGCCCGCCGAACTCTCCGGCGGCCAGCAGCAGCGCGTCGCCGTGGCCCGCGCCCTCGCCTCCAAGCCGGACATCATCTTCGGCGACGAGCCGACCGGAAACCTCGACTCCCGCGCCGGCGCCGAGGTACTGGGCTTCCTGCGCAACTCCGTAAGGGAGTTGGGGCAGACCGTCGTCATGGTGACCCACGACCCGGTGGCGGCGGCCTACGCGGACCGGGTCGTCTTCCTGGCCGACGGCAGGGTCGTCGACGAGATGATCCAGCCGACGGCCGAGAAGGTCCTCGACTTCATGCGGCAGTTCCCTTCGGGCGGTCAGACCAGCGGCTCCGCCGCGCGGCCCCAGACCCCCGGATTCGACGCGAAGGGCCGTACGAGCTGA